Proteins encoded within one genomic window of uncultured Flavobacterium sp.:
- a CDS encoding DUF1223 domain-containing protein — MKKIKLLPVFFVALLLLITTTSFSQNNPDNKAHKGFALLELYTSEGCSSCPPADELMGKIQNEYKDRNLYVLSYHVDYWDRQGWKDVFSNTDYTKRQYDYAKFMDKDPIYTPQLIINGKIDYIASQETAVRNGIKSALSKPVTTNLSLEASQANNNLSVNYNIEGTFKNSSLLIAIVQKAAKTNVKRGENANRVLSHYQIVRHLHSVDLKSTKGTIAVHLLKGFNTKDFEVIGFVQDKNNGSILGATRAVLQQSSIL; from the coding sequence ATGAAAAAAATAAAATTATTACCCGTTTTTTTTGTGGCATTACTGCTGCTAATAACAACGACTTCTTTCAGTCAGAATAATCCAGATAATAAGGCTCACAAAGGTTTTGCCTTATTAGAATTATATACTTCTGAAGGTTGCTCGAGTTGTCCTCCTGCAGATGAATTGATGGGAAAAATTCAAAACGAATACAAAGACCGTAATTTATACGTTTTGTCATATCACGTCGATTATTGGGACAGACAAGGTTGGAAAGATGTTTTTAGTAATACAGATTATACCAAAAGGCAATATGATTATGCTAAATTTATGGATAAAGATCCTATCTATACGCCGCAGCTTATTATCAATGGAAAAATAGATTATATCGCATCTCAGGAAACTGCGGTTAGAAACGGAATAAAATCGGCACTTTCAAAACCTGTTACGACCAATTTGTCTTTAGAAGCCAGTCAGGCCAATAATAATCTTAGCGTAAATTATAACATCGAAGGAACTTTTAAAAACAGTAGTTTATTAATTGCAATTGTTCAAAAAGCAGCTAAAACTAATGTAAAAAGAGGGGAGAATGCCAACCGCGTTTTATCACATTATCAAATTGTACGTCATTTGCATTCAGTAGATTTAAAAAGTACAAAAGGAACAATAGCGGTTCATTTGCTAAAAGGTTTTAATACAAAAGATTTTGAAGTAATTGGTTTTGTTCAGGACAAAAATAATGGGAGTATTTTGGGAGCAACAAGAGCTGTTTTACAACAATCTTCAATTTTATGA
- a CDS encoding nitronate monooxygenase: protein MWYNTKATEILGIQYPILQGPFGGNLSSVALTATVSNAGGLGGYSAYTMTAQEIFEIDKQIKAATDKPYNLNLWVSDHDIPETGLTDEQFNKAKELFQPYFDEVGIPLPEKPASFQSRFENQLEVILDVRPKVFSFMFGALSADVLEQCRKLGIVTIGTATTLAEAIFLENSGVDMIIASGFEAGGHRPSFLASAESSLNGTFVLLQLIREKVKIPVIAAGGIANGKGVAAALALGASAAQIGTAFLAVDESNALPIHKQMLFSDAAKYSALSRAYTGRLGRGLTSRIAKEIAGKETDILPFPLQTTFMSPLRKAALDQEKWDMILFWGGQIAPILKHTKASELMHSLIEETTAYFDDLKL, encoded by the coding sequence ATGTGGTACAATACAAAAGCAACAGAAATACTTGGAATTCAATATCCAATATTACAAGGCCCATTTGGAGGTAATTTGTCTTCTGTGGCATTGACGGCAACGGTGTCAAATGCTGGTGGACTAGGAGGCTACAGCGCCTATACAATGACGGCTCAGGAAATTTTTGAAATTGATAAACAAATAAAAGCCGCAACTGACAAACCTTATAATCTTAATCTTTGGGTTTCTGATCATGATATTCCCGAAACTGGTTTAACAGATGAACAGTTCAATAAAGCTAAGGAATTGTTCCAGCCTTATTTTGATGAAGTTGGAATTCCGTTACCGGAGAAACCGGCTTCATTTCAATCCAGATTTGAAAATCAATTGGAAGTGATATTAGATGTTCGCCCAAAAGTATTCAGTTTTATGTTTGGTGCGTTGTCCGCTGATGTTTTAGAACAATGCCGAAAATTAGGAATCGTAACAATTGGCACAGCAACAACTTTAGCTGAAGCCATTTTTTTAGAAAATTCCGGCGTTGATATGATTATTGCTTCAGGTTTTGAAGCTGGTGGACACAGACCTTCTTTTTTAGCTTCGGCAGAAAGCTCTTTAAACGGAACTTTTGTTTTGTTGCAGTTAATTCGGGAGAAAGTAAAAATTCCGGTTATTGCAGCGGGTGGAATTGCAAACGGAAAAGGTGTTGCAGCGGCATTAGCTTTAGGAGCAAGTGCAGCTCAAATCGGAACTGCTTTTTTAGCCGTTGATGAGTCGAACGCATTGCCAATTCACAAACAAATGTTATTCTCAGATGCAGCAAAATATTCCGCTTTGTCACGCGCTTACACAGGAAGGCTTGGCCGTGGATTAACCAGTAGAATTGCTAAAGAAATTGCGGGAAAAGAAACCGATATTTTACCATTCCCATTACAGACTACTTTTATGTCTCCATTGCGAAAAGCAGCTCTCGATCAGGAAAAGTGGGATATGATTTTATTTTGGGGAGGACAAATTGCACCTATTTTAAAACATACCAAAGCCAGTGAATTAATGCATTCTTTAATTGAAGAAACAACGGCTTATTTTGATGATTTGAAACTGTGA
- a CDS encoding DoxX family protein produces the protein MNAKTTKIIYWTGAILTSLWFGASGFFELTTNPLVWKITQQLGYPEHFIYLLGVFKVSGIIVLLIPNKLLRLKEWVFAGVFFDIIFAFFSKLAVLGFSATTDAIIAFIMVSVTYLMFRKLYSVQYIANVAE, from the coding sequence ATGAATGCAAAAACAACAAAAATTATTTATTGGACAGGTGCTATTTTAACTTCTTTATGGTTTGGTGCCAGCGGTTTTTTCGAACTTACAACAAATCCTCTGGTTTGGAAAATTACACAACAATTAGGTTACCCGGAACATTTCATTTATTTATTAGGTGTATTCAAAGTGTCAGGAATTATAGTATTATTAATTCCGAATAAATTATTGCGATTGAAAGAATGGGTATTTGCAGGTGTTTTTTTCGATATCATCTTTGCTTTCTTTTCAAAACTGGCTGTACTAGGCTTTTCAGCAACAACAGATGCTATCATCGCTTTTATAATGGTAAGTGTAACTTATTTAATGTTTAGAAAATTATATAGTGTACAATATATTGCCAATGTTGCAGAATAA
- a CDS encoding Crp/Fnr family transcriptional regulator gives MEAKELLQQHITKIASLTEEEFDYVFSHFKPMSFKKGQAVLSEGDKVVCEYFVISGCLKAFFINDEVKMYILQFAMPTWWTSDYAALYNETPATISVDCITDAEVLCLSSEDREKLCREFHQIEHFFRWRTNRGYIASQKRLLSFMNNNVKIRYEELLALYPQLYNLVPKHLIAAYLGVSRETLSRLHSS, from the coding sequence ATGGAAGCCAAAGAACTATTACAACAACATATTACGAAAATTGCCTCTTTAACAGAAGAAGAATTTGATTATGTATTTTCTCATTTTAAACCGATGTCTTTTAAAAAAGGACAAGCTGTTCTTAGCGAAGGGGATAAAGTAGTGTGTGAGTATTTTGTAATTTCAGGTTGTTTAAAAGCTTTTTTTATTAATGATGAAGTAAAAATGTACATATTACAGTTTGCGATGCCAACATGGTGGACATCTGATTATGCCGCTTTATACAACGAGACACCAGCAACAATAAGTGTTGATTGTATTACAGATGCTGAAGTGTTGTGTCTTTCTAGTGAAGATCGCGAAAAACTTTGTCGGGAGTTTCATCAGATAGAACATTTTTTTCGTTGGCGAACCAATAGAGGATATATCGCATCTCAAAAAAGACTTTTATCTTTTATGAATAACAATGTCAAAATACGTTATGAAGAACTTTTGGCATTGTATCCACAATTATACAATCTTGTCCCGAAGCATTTAATTGCTGCATATCTTGGAGTTTCAAGAGAAACCCTAAGCCGATTACATAGCTCGTAA
- a CDS encoding SDR family oxidoreductase, translating to MKKQTIIVTGAASGIGKGIAKYFLDKGDNVVINSVTKASLESAYNEFGAGDNLAMYAGDISDKNTGKQLVKIAIEKFGSVDVLVNNAGIFDSKPFLEVDEAYLDKFLTTNFKGTYFTTQAAVPQMLKQKDGVVINIGTPLVNHGLGGWPASAPVASKGAIHALTIQLAAEFGKQNIRFNTVAPGVIRTPMHGDKADQSAGLHLLNRVGEIDDVAEMVYVVAKSTFITGSIINVDGGKGAGHNLN from the coding sequence ATGAAAAAACAAACAATAATTGTAACCGGTGCAGCATCTGGTATAGGAAAAGGAATCGCTAAATATTTTTTAGACAAAGGCGATAATGTAGTTATTAATTCAGTAACAAAAGCTTCATTAGAAAGTGCTTACAATGAATTTGGAGCAGGAGATAATTTGGCGATGTACGCCGGAGATATCAGCGATAAAAACACTGGTAAACAACTGGTAAAAATTGCAATCGAAAAATTTGGTTCTGTAGATGTATTGGTAAATAATGCCGGAATCTTTGACAGCAAACCATTTTTAGAAGTTGATGAAGCATATCTGGATAAATTCCTGACTACAAATTTTAAAGGAACTTATTTTACTACTCAGGCAGCGGTTCCTCAAATGTTGAAACAAAAAGATGGTGTTGTAATTAATATCGGAACGCCTTTGGTAAATCACGGATTAGGCGGATGGCCGGCTTCTGCACCAGTGGCGAGTAAAGGTGCAATTCATGCTTTGACGATTCAATTGGCAGCCGAATTTGGTAAACAAAACATTCGTTTTAATACTGTCGCTCCCGGGGTTATCAGAACGCCAATGCATGGTGATAAAGCTGATCAGAGTGCTGGTTTACATTTATTAAACAGAGTAGGGGAAATAGATGACGTTGCAGAAATGGTATATGTTGTTGCAAAAAGTACTTTTATTACCGGATCAATTATCAATGTTGATGGTGGGAAAGGAGCTGGTCACAATTTAAATTAA
- a CDS encoding organic hydroperoxide resistance protein, with the protein MENNNILQVEKVLYTGKTHTTGGREGASQSSDDQLNIKLSSPGSLRPGTNPEQLFAAGWSACFIGALGIAASKQNIKLPTETAVDAEVDLCVTEGAYSLQARLNISLPGLDAETAKMLADEAHQTCPYSKATRGNINVEINIL; encoded by the coding sequence ATGGAAAACAACAACATCTTACAAGTAGAAAAAGTATTATATACAGGAAAAACACACACTACAGGTGGTCGTGAAGGAGCATCACAAAGCTCAGATGACCAATTGAATATTAAATTGAGCTCTCCGGGATCTTTGCGTCCGGGTACAAATCCAGAACAGCTTTTTGCTGCCGGATGGTCGGCTTGTTTTATTGGCGCATTAGGAATCGCAGCTTCAAAACAAAACATTAAACTTCCTACTGAAACCGCGGTTGACGCCGAAGTTGATTTATGTGTGACAGAAGGAGCATATTCTTTACAGGCACGATTGAATATAAGTCTTCCTGGTTTAGATGCTGAAACAGCAAAAATGTTAGCTGACGAAGCACATCAGACTTGTCCTTATTCAAAAGCAACAAGAGGGAATATAAACGTTGAAATTAATATTCTTTAA
- a CDS encoding YceI family protein, with product METTNFKIVSSKSNVEWTGRKVTGAHNGIISIKEGNFTLNDGKIKEGNVIINTSTIKILDVTDPATNAQFASHLASDDFFSIEKFPIASFDILNIREVSDSTYYLEGNLTIKDITHLVGFEATVENNRDTITLSGKLVIDRTKYDIRFRSGNFFKDLGDTLIYNDFELDFNITAEAILSEQSKN from the coding sequence ATGGAAACAACAAATTTTAAAATCGTAAGCTCAAAAAGCAACGTAGAATGGACTGGTAGAAAAGTTACTGGTGCTCATAATGGTATAATTAGTATCAAAGAAGGTAATTTCACCCTGAATGATGGAAAAATAAAAGAAGGTAATGTAATCATTAATACATCGACAATTAAAATTCTGGATGTAACAGATCCAGCAACAAATGCACAATTTGCAAGTCATCTTGCCTCTGATGATTTCTTCTCAATCGAAAAATTTCCTATAGCCTCTTTTGATATTCTTAATATTAGAGAAGTATCAGACAGCACTTATTATCTTGAAGGTAATCTTACCATAAAAGATATTACTCACCTTGTTGGTTTTGAAGCAACGGTTGAAAACAATAGAGATACAATTACACTTTCAGGTAAACTGGTAATTGATCGTACCAAATATGATATCAGATTTCGTTCAGGAAATTTTTTCAAGGATTTGGGAGACACTTTAATTTATAACGACTTCGAGCTTGATTTTAATATCACTGCCGAAGCTATACTTTCAGAACAATCTAAAAACTAA
- a CDS encoding 4-oxalocrotonate tautomerase family protein, translating to MPYVKIELTREGVTREQKQELISGITNLITEVLNKDPHLTHIVIQEIDLDDWGYAGEQVSVLREKGITADKK from the coding sequence ATGCCTTACGTAAAAATCGAATTGACCCGCGAAGGAGTAACCCGCGAGCAAAAACAAGAATTAATCAGTGGTATAACCAATTTGATTACAGAAGTATTAAACAAAGATCCGCATTTAACTCATATCGTAATTCAGGAAATAGACTTAGACGATTGGGGTTATGCAGGAGAACAAGTATCAGTATTAAGAGAAAAAGGCATTACAGCCGATAAAAAATAA
- a CDS encoding nuclear transport factor 2 family protein gives MKTVLLTAFMLWTIQGIKAQNTIKMENQQEDVLAITDAIENYYFKGIYEGDEMLVGSIFYPGTLVFGDVNGQSYFKTADLYLDGVKNRQSPKESGKPFKGEILNIKVVNSIAVAEINVKMYEFNYRDFLSFHKINGKWFIVNKMLTNISD, from the coding sequence ATGAAAACTGTTTTATTAACTGCTTTTATGCTTTGGACAATCCAGGGCATAAAAGCACAAAATACAATCAAAATGGAAAATCAGCAAGAAGATGTATTAGCCATCACAGATGCAATAGAAAATTATTATTTTAAAGGTATTTATGAAGGAGATGAAATGCTGGTGGGAAGTATTTTTTATCCGGGAACATTAGTTTTTGGAGATGTAAACGGCCAGTCGTACTTCAAAACTGCTGACCTTTATTTAGATGGTGTGAAAAATAGGCAAAGTCCGAAAGAATCAGGAAAACCTTTTAAGGGTGAAATTTTGAATATAAAAGTCGTAAATTCAATTGCTGTAGCGGAGATTAATGTAAAAATGTATGAGTTTAATTATCGGGATTTTTTATCTTTTCATAAGATTAATGGAAAATGGTTTATTGTCAATAAAATGCTGACCAATATAAGTGATTGA
- a CDS encoding LytTR family DNA-binding domain-containing protein, translated as MTILIIEDEVKTAKALGQLILSIRPDIQILSYIQSIDGAVSYLLENDQPDLIFMDIQLADGLCFEIFKNVDVLSPVIFCTAFDDYAIEAFKSNGIDYVLKPFSRESIAQAIKKAGELKNFFQRNKKAMPDFDYLLTRTGENKGKSSFLVFKNNKYQTVLTENIALFCIKNETPTIITFDKTEYQITQSLDEVHKLLSPIQFFRINRQYLINFSAIREAEHYFSRKLIIKLTIPTEEKLLVGKEKATTFLSWLENR; from the coding sequence ATGACTATTCTAATAATTGAAGATGAAGTAAAAACGGCCAAAGCACTTGGTCAGCTTATTTTGAGTATTAGGCCTGATATTCAAATTTTGTCGTATATACAAAGCATAGACGGAGCCGTGAGCTATTTATTAGAAAATGATCAGCCTGATCTTATTTTTATGGATATTCAGCTTGCGGATGGTTTGTGTTTTGAAATTTTTAAAAATGTTGACGTTTTATCGCCCGTAATATTTTGCACAGCTTTTGATGATTATGCGATTGAAGCTTTTAAATCAAACGGAATTGATTATGTTTTGAAACCTTTTTCCAGAGAAAGCATTGCACAGGCGATTAAAAAAGCCGGAGAACTGAAAAATTTCTTCCAAAGAAATAAAAAAGCGATGCCTGATTTTGACTATTTATTAACCAGAACTGGTGAAAATAAAGGAAAAAGTAGTTTCCTGGTTTTTAAAAATAATAAATACCAAACCGTTTTAACAGAAAACATTGCATTGTTTTGCATTAAAAATGAAACCCCTACAATTATTACTTTTGATAAAACCGAATATCAAATTACGCAATCTTTAGATGAGGTTCACAAATTATTGTCTCCAATTCAATTCTTCAGAATCAACAGACAATATTTAATTAATTTCTCGGCAATAAGAGAAGCAGAACATTACTTTTCACGCAAATTAATAATCAAACTAACGATTCCGACAGAAGAAAAATTATTGGTTGGAAAAGAGAAAGCTACGACATTTTTGAGCTGGTTAGAAAACAGATAA
- a CDS encoding histidine kinase, producing MEKVKSFHVSRKVIWGSSIALAILASIPKLFDADSTPTDIVINSSITLMFSIFIWYYNIYSLPKFSSQRTNKNLFNWKLLLSVVLGILIMVILVIGHQELFEISKMDAPIMFELRGVLINLIVYMFLHLLFQNYQTQQMGVELERTHAVNLGAQYELLKQQVNPHFLFNSLNTLKSMVEIQDPQSADFILKLSDFYRFTLESRKLDLIPLREELQILDSYVYLLKARFEDGFVLINEVDKKQYDSVIPPFTLQLLIENCIKHNVVSLDKPLQIKLYSENDFLVIENQIQLKRGVLSTGVGLDNINQRFMHLIHKEIEIDKTETIFKVKIPMIYDYSNN from the coding sequence ATGGAAAAAGTAAAAAGCTTTCACGTTTCCCGAAAGGTGATTTGGGGAAGTTCTATAGCATTGGCAATTCTTGCTTCGATACCAAAATTATTTGATGCCGATTCAACTCCCACAGATATTGTCATCAATTCTTCGATTACGTTAATGTTCTCCATTTTTATATGGTATTACAATATTTACAGCCTGCCTAAATTTTCGTCACAGCGTACAAATAAAAACTTATTCAATTGGAAACTTTTGTTGAGTGTTGTACTAGGGATTCTAATTATGGTTATTCTTGTAATTGGACATCAGGAACTTTTTGAGATATCTAAAATGGACGCTCCAATCATGTTTGAATTGCGGGGTGTTTTAATTAATTTGATCGTTTATATGTTTCTGCATTTGCTTTTTCAAAACTATCAAACACAGCAAATGGGAGTCGAACTCGAACGCACGCATGCTGTAAATCTGGGAGCACAATACGAGCTTTTAAAACAACAGGTTAATCCACATTTTTTATTTAATAGTCTGAATACGTTGAAATCGATGGTAGAAATTCAGGATCCGCAGAGCGCTGATTTTATTTTGAAACTATCTGATTTTTATCGTTTTACACTTGAAAGCCGAAAATTAGATTTAATTCCGCTTCGAGAAGAACTTCAGATTTTAGATTCTTATGTTTATCTGCTCAAAGCCCGTTTTGAAGACGGATTCGTTCTGATAAATGAAGTCGATAAAAAACAATATGATTCAGTTATTCCACCTTTTACTTTGCAATTATTGATTGAAAATTGCATTAAACACAATGTTGTTTCTTTAGATAAACCTTTGCAGATTAAGTTATATTCTGAAAACGACTTTTTAGTTATCGAAAATCAAATACAGCTCAAAAGAGGTGTTTTGTCAACAGGCGTTGGTCTTGATAATATCAATCAGCGTTTTATGCATTTAATTCACAAAGAAATTGAAATTGACAAAACCGAAACTATTTTTAAAGTAAAAATACCAATGATCTATGACTATTCTAATAATTGA
- a CDS encoding cupin domain-containing protein: protein METKKQKTWVIIAIIILGIIAFLIPNQIAAQAGIKRTNLQQHDLSIPGRETVQARIDFEPHTAFGKHSHPGEEIIYVLEGSLEYQVNDDKPVTLKAGEVLFIPAGVFHSARNNSNAKASELATYIVEKEKPILVLKK from the coding sequence ATGGAAACTAAAAAACAAAAAACGTGGGTTATAATCGCTATTATCATTTTAGGAATAATTGCCTTTTTAATTCCTAATCAGATTGCCGCACAAGCAGGCATAAAACGAACCAATTTACAACAGCATGATCTTAGTATTCCCGGACGCGAAACAGTCCAGGCGAGAATCGATTTTGAACCGCATACCGCTTTTGGAAAACATTCTCATCCAGGTGAAGAAATTATTTACGTGCTTGAAGGTTCATTAGAATATCAGGTTAATGATGATAAACCAGTAACGCTAAAAGCTGGTGAAGTACTTTTTATTCCGGCAGGTGTATTTCACTCAGCAAGAAATAACAGCAACGCAAAAGCTTCAGAACTGGCAACTTATATTGTAGAAAAAGAAAAACCTATTCTTGTTCTGAAAAAGTAA
- a CDS encoding alpha/beta hydrolase gives MKTISKITNSIAALTSKVFLIAVLFFAMTSINAQSENQKTNAIKVNPSLGTLKQINAGLLNVGYAEAGLSTGTPVILLHGWPYDINSYNEVVPILVAKGYRVITPYLRGSGTTTFLSKDTFRNGQQTALASDIIALMDALKIDKAIIGGFDWGARTAVVMAALWPERLQGLVSVSGYLIVNLEANLKPLPPKAELGWWYQYYFATERGKLGYAQNTYEFNKQIWQLASPLWKFDKATYDQTAQSFNNPDHVAIVIHNYRWRQSLEAGESKYDSLEKRLAARPVIKVPTITIASDFDGAFADGKAYADKFSGKYEHRILKGIGHNVPQEDPKAFAQAIIDVDNFNKK, from the coding sequence ATGAAAACAATATCAAAAATAACAAACAGTATTGCAGCTTTAACTTCTAAAGTATTTTTAATCGCAGTTCTTTTCTTTGCCATGACATCAATCAATGCACAATCAGAAAATCAAAAAACAAATGCAATCAAAGTAAACCCTTCTCTAGGGACATTAAAACAAATCAACGCAGGATTATTAAACGTAGGTTATGCTGAAGCAGGGCTTTCAACCGGAACTCCGGTAATTCTGCTTCATGGCTGGCCTTATGACATTAACAGTTATAATGAAGTGGTTCCCATTTTAGTTGCAAAAGGCTATAGAGTAATTACACCGTATTTAAGAGGATCAGGAACCACAACATTTCTTTCAAAAGATACTTTCAGAAACGGTCAACAGACTGCATTGGCTAGTGATATTATTGCCTTGATGGATGCACTTAAAATTGATAAAGCTATTATTGGCGGTTTCGACTGGGGAGCAAGAACAGCTGTAGTTATGGCAGCACTTTGGCCGGAACGTTTACAAGGATTGGTTTCTGTAAGTGGTTATTTGATTGTAAATCTGGAAGCGAATTTAAAACCATTACCTCCAAAAGCAGAATTAGGATGGTGGTACCAATATTATTTTGCTACAGAAAGAGGAAAATTAGGGTATGCTCAAAACACTTACGAGTTTAATAAACAAATCTGGCAATTGGCTTCTCCTTTATGGAAATTTGACAAAGCGACTTACGATCAAACGGCACAATCTTTTAATAATCCTGATCACGTAGCAATCGTAATTCATAATTACAGATGGAGACAATCTCTTGAAGCTGGAGAATCTAAATATGATAGTTTAGAAAAACGTTTGGCAGCGAGACCGGTAATTAAAGTTCCTACTATTACTATTGCAAGTGATTTTGATGGCGCTTTCGCGGATGGAAAAGCGTACGCAGACAAATTCTCAGGAAAATACGAACACCGAATCCTAAAAGGCATCGGACATAATGTACCTCAGGAAGACCCGAAAGCATTTGCTCAGGCTATTATTGATGTAGATAATTTCAATAAAAAATAA